The following DNA comes from Acidobacteriota bacterium.
GTTTGACGGTTTGCCAAAAGGTAGGCCGAACATCAATTTCAATGCGCGGTACGGTTTCGACTTCCCAGGTTTGCATCACTCGCCGCACGCCGGTAAAGGCGTCCAGTTCCTCTCGACAGGAAGTGCAGTCTTTGACGTGTTGTTCAAATGCCCGACTTTCTGCGGGTGTCGCCTCGCCATAGAGATAGGTCACCAGGTCGTCTTTGCGGTTACAGATTGGGGGATTTGGTTTGCCGTTCATGATAGGACTCCGAACTCTTTCAGGGTGGGATTGGATTGTTCGTTTCGATCTAAAATATTGAAATAAAAGATTTTTAATAGAATTATCGAATACATTTGTGTGCTTACAGGGCATCTTTGACGTGTTCCAACCGCTTGCGCATATAGGTCAACCCCGTGTAGAGCCGGGTTTTCACCGTACTGACCGGAATGCCCAAAATGTCGGCAATTTCGTGAAATTTCAGTCCTTCATATTCTTTCATCACAATTACCTGTCGCATTTCCGGAGGGAGGGCCGCCAGGGCCTTGCGAACCAGATCGGCGGCTTCACGCCGATAGAGTTCATCGTGTAAATCAACCCGATGATCCGAGGGTTCAAGGCCATACTCTTCAACCTGTTCATCAATCGAAGTATTTGATTTCTCAGAGTGTTTTCGGAGCCGCGAATGACAACAATTAATCGCAATCCGATACAGCCACGATGAAAATTTGGCCTCACCTCGAAAAGAATTCAAATTG
Coding sequences within:
- a CDS encoding sigma-70 family RNA polymerase sigma factor, whose product is METTDAELVERVLLGETEVFGILVRRWERPIYSLAVRMLGRDEDAYDICQETFLSAFRNLNSFRGEAKFSSWLYRIAINCCHSRLRKHSEKSNTSIDEQVEEYGLEPSDHRVDLHDELYRREAADLVRKALAALPPEMRQVIVMKEYEGLKFHEIADILGIPVSTVKTRLYTGLTYMRKRLEHVKDAL